Part of the Prevotella communis genome is shown below.
AGAAGTGCTGCAGTTGCGCAGGAGTCTGGCAAAGGCTACAGCCGACTCTTCCTGGTTCCAGAAGCACGAGACGGCACACCTCAGCAAGTATTCACTGATACCCGCCAAGGTGGTGAACAATTCCATTCATAAGAAAGACAACCTCATCACCATTGACAAAGGCAGTGCCGATGGTGTGAAGACAGATATGGGCGTGGCTTGCGGCAACGGTCTCGTTGGCGTGGTCTACCTCACCAGCGAACACTATTCCGTGGTGATTCCCGTGCTCAACCACCTGTCGCATATCAGCGTGACCATCCGCAACCGCGGCTATTTCGGTTACCTGACGTGGGACGGCGGCAGTCCTGTGGTGGCCTATGTGGAAGATATCCCCCGCCATGCACAGTTCAAGAAGGGCGACTGGATAGAGACCAGCGGCTATTCCAACATCTTCCCTGCTGGCATCTCTGTAGGCAAGATTGTGGATATCAAGGACTCCGACGACGGACTGTCCTATCGTCTGAAGCTGAATCTGTCGACCGATTTCTCCTGCCTGCGCGACGTATGCGTCATTACCGAACAAGGCTTTGCCGAGCGTATGCAGCTGCACGAGGCCGCCGTGGATTCCATGAAGAGTAGACAATAGAAAAAACTAGCATTTCAGAAGTATGATGACGGACATGA
Proteins encoded:
- the mreC gene encoding rod shape-determining protein MreC; amino-acid sequence: MHNLLAFLSKYYHWLIFLLLEVVSGVMLFKYNSYQGSAWTSSANAVAGKVYEWQSGIEHFFSLSKSSEQLTQRNLFLEEEVLQLRRSLAKATADSSWFQKHETAHLSKYSLIPAKVVNNSIHKKDNLITIDKGSADGVKTDMGVACGNGLVGVVYLTSEHYSVVIPVLNHLSHISVTIRNRGYFGYLTWDGGSPVVAYVEDIPRHAQFKKGDWIETSGYSNIFPAGISVGKIVDIKDSDDGLSYRLKLNLSTDFSCLRDVCVITEQGFAERMQLHEAAVDSMKSRQ